The Amaranthus tricolor cultivar Red isolate AtriRed21 chromosome 14, ASM2621246v1, whole genome shotgun sequence DNA window CATAAGCATCGAATTCCTTTCATTTTTTCATCAATTTCCAGCTAATTTACATAATTAACTGCAAAACCTCACAAATGTCAACAGTACAAAGCTACAAGCTATACGATCCTTCAGCAAAACAAATCCTCCAAAACTGACACAAAAAACATCACTCACAAATTGCCTCGATCTAAGCAAAAACTAAAAGATCAACAACAAAattagaaacaaaaaaaaacaaataaaacttaccaAATCGAAGAGAGAATAAAAGTGAGAAGATAGTGCCAGTACGGCGGAGAATGGAGAAGATAATTCTCAGTCCATAGTGATACGAATTTCACCTAGTAGAGTGCGCAATACCTAGAGAGAGAAAGACAAGGaaagagaaaaggaaagaaagagGAAAGTGTTAGAGAGAGAAAATAGGGAAAAGCTTTATCGCTCTCTCACTCTCacaatttttttctctctcatcCAATTGCCTATCATGATCCGACACAGGAATTTTCGCTTTTTTTTGCCAGTCTAGTCTAGcggaaattaaaataaaaattttgaataaaataaaataaaataaacaaaaagaaaataagaatgttaCGGGGTCTCGTGTAATTTAGTTGTTTTTTTCTCCAAATCCTCGTATTAGGGTTAGGGATTTACGGTAGACATTCTTTCTCTAGAAGATACTTCTACTTCCCCGGTCCCGCGTCTCCAAGACTAAGACCATCCACAATTAAACAACACTTAACCTTATTATTGTACCGActcatatatctatatattcaGTGTGTtaatgtaattatttataatttaaaatttattagttataaaataagttaattatatggaTATGTTTTATAATTAGCGATCTCATATAGACTAGTTGATTAAACAAATTTGTTTCCTCTAATTTTCTTACTTGCATCTAAATCCAATTTAGCATTGTTCTATCTTAGATATTGCGTatattatacgagaaaaaatagtcatgtgagatcttgtttgattcatctcgacgcatattttcataatatcacatttttataattttttgttaggtataactctaaatataaataattggaCAAAGCGTAAAAGGTGTTTGGATGcaagtaaaaaattaaaagaagtattaaaatattagtatGGACTATTAAATTGTATGGACTATTAAATTGTGTAGGTATGATTAAAattgagagaaaaataaaaaaatatacataaataagaattaaagaaaatattgaAAACATTTCTTAAAtcacaaatattaaaaacttaatgaccgaaataaaaagaaaaatgtaacAACCTCTTAAGTACAAAGAGAATAGGTGTACAACCCATGGTATGCTTCCGTGTTCCATTATACATGAtacaatttaacatttttttatgcagtttaatgtattattttattattattatcttgatTTATGCATAagtaaaagtattaaaaaaatactatataaTTCTCTTATTCCAATTAAATGTCTCGTTTATATTTAAACGTAACTTTTTTGCTTTGgaacataaaattcaaaaatttactttattattttaacatttattctttattaggaaattaaaataattatataaaatattaattgtttttaatttttatactatattatcttaaaaagttgaaattagTGATTAAAAAGAGCGTTTGTTAATTTGTATGTACAATCTTTATCCCTTTGGGAGTTAGGGTGTAAATATcattatacataaaaatttaaaaaacaaaaaattttaaatgaatttattttttaaaactttgcttcttttttttttaatagttctAAAGCTCTAACTAATCAGAAAaggtttactcaaaaaaaaaaaaaaaaaactaagcagaAAAAAAAATGGTAGCAGCCCAAGCACGACAGGCCATGCAAGAAAATCACATGAATGTTTAAAGTGAAGTATTACTGTGTACTCAGTACTGTACTAGTGCACTATAAAAGTCTCCAAGTTGATGCCTTGATATATCATCGATATAAGTAGGTGTTTTTGACAATAAGTGATAATTCATaattgttaattgatttgaatAACTGATTTAATTagctaattttattaaataatttaactagTGGATATTAATCAATTTGTTAGAGCATATAGTGGTGAAGTTAACTTTTTAATAACTTTGaggttaaaatatattcaaaccTTTACCACTCACTCTTTATTTTAAGTTTAGATTATATTATACGCTTTTATTCCTTCAAATTTTATTTCCAAATTTCGACAAATGATGGTGAAGTTTGAGATTTGCttcatttaacaaaaaaaaattctcacatACAATTGTCAAATGAGATTAACTCAAAGAAAAGAGGCAGTATTAACTACTCTctattcttttttgtttgtccactttaagagaaagaaaattaagttagatttttaaagtatatattcaagataatatatatttatgtgagattttgttagatttattttgatgtaaaattttttaatatatcttTTATGATGCATACTAAGAGATATTAAGGCttaaactttattaaaaatgcgtgcaaaaaataaaatggacaaacaaaaaggaacggtGTACGAAGCATTGATCGTATGATAGCTCTCTTACATTGAAAGTGGGGTTCATAATTCATctttcaaagaaaaataaatttgttctttttaaaaatctttcttTTGATTGTTTAAAAATTATGGTCACAACCATGTTTGTGTATAGTTAGAGTTAAaacataacaactgatattatATTACTATGTCATAATATTTTAACATAACCAACATGGGAGACATCATTGATCAAGGCATGCTTCATACTAGTGCTAGATCATGGATTTGGTAAACTATGAaagaaactattttttattgaataacaatatttttgtgaagattttttgtcattttacatAGTTATTTATTATATAGTTTATAGTTAAGATTTCTATAGTGTTTATTTTGTCATAAATTTAACTGCTGCTAAGtaatctaaaataataaataatttgaacATCATTTATATTGTAAAAAGTTTCAGCTTTGATTTcttatatttaatttgtatatacAACCGTTTTTACTATTTGATACGCAAACTAATACGCTAAATGTAATCCAAacatttaccacttgcatctttcttgcaaatataataaatcaaaattttactCCTTTATGGTGAAAGTAATGGACACTTTTTGGCCATAAaaatcatatatgacactttATTTTAATGCATAGTAAGTTGtaaccaaaagaaaaagaaaggaaaaattcTTCTTATACTAAAGAAAATTCTAATCCAATTGAATGCATAGTAAATAATATTGTTTTGTAAAATACTCATAAATCCCtcatttttattgaattttctaTGAATGTATTGAAGATTCTTATTAAGGAAAACAAGTTAACATGAGAATAAAACACATAATTACATAAACTAGAGTTGCATGTGTGATTAGCATACACATTGTTGAtgacaagaaaaataatataggGTCATATCTCAAAATAAACACAGCAAATTCAGTAAataaaaacacaataataataataatgttaaagtCTTAATCCCAATGCAACTATACAAATTAATAGATCAATTTCAGTCTTTGTTTACcataatttttttcttcattcattTCGATCTCTTAAAATCTTAACATTAATTATCAAATCATTTCAAACTCCTAAAATATCAAAGTCTTAACTCCGATGCAAGTACAAGAACCAATAGATCAATTTCAGTCGTCGTTTACCGGAATTCTTTTTTTGTCATTCATTTTAATCTCCTAAAATCTCAGCATTAAGTAGCAATTCATTTCAATCTCCTAAAACATCAAAGTCTTAATTTCAATGCAACTATAAGAACCAACATATCAATTTCAATCGTCGTTAACCATAATCTTTTTCTTTATTCATATCAATCTCCGAAAATCTCAACATTAAGCACCAAATCAGCACAACAGACTAAAATTACATTTACAGTAAACTCAAAAGAACAAAGTAAGAGGAAACTATATAACTAACATCCACCAAGATAAGTCACAAACTCATCAATATTCTTACAAGAACTCCCACCTTCCTCCATAGCTTCTTTAGCTAACTTCTTCCATTTACtcacattcttcatcatctcaTCCCTTTTCTTTCCTTCCATAACTTCTCTTATAAACTCCTCCACTTCTTCTCTTCTCACAACCCCTTCCTCATCAACCTTAGCCCTTATCCCAACTCCCCAAACATCCTCCACAAACTTAGCATTAGTCCCTTGATCAGTATATTGTGGGTACCCCACAACCACGACACCAAGACTCAATGCTTCAAGAATAGAATTAAACCCACAATGAGTCACAAAACAACATGTAGCTTTGTGGGCCAAAATTTCAAGTTGGGAGGCCCAACTTACAACTAAACCTTGATTAGAAGTTTCTTCTAGAAACCCTTTTGGAAGTTTAGAATGTTCTGATTCTCTAACTACCCATAAGAAGCTTCTTTTACTGTTTTTTAGACCTTGTGATAGTTCTTTGAATTGTTGCTCACTTAGAATGGCTGCACTTCCAAATGATATGTAGATTACTGAATTTGTGGGTTTGGTGTCTAACCATTTTTTGGTTAACTCTGTGTTTGGCTTGAAGAGTTGGAGATTGTAGTCTTTGTCATCTTTTAGTCTTTTGTCTAGGTAATGTGATGGTGTTGTGGGTCCTATTGTTCTTATTTTCCACATTGTTGACATCCAATCAACTACCTAAAAAGATAAATTCGATCAAAAATTAGTGAATTATAACCGAAAATTTATTGACCCTTAATATGAAATGACCACCttagattgattttttttaagaaaaaagtcTAACTCGACCACCTAACTTATTGATTTGACTTGATTTTTAAATTAGGTCAATATTTTTAAGCAGGAGATATTACTTTTGAGTTGACttacaatatttctatttaatttttgttttctgaCAAATTCTTTTTACAATTTTGAAAATGTTAAAAAGGTACCGTCCTTTTTTTAATACTTGCAACTCACTATTTAGGCtgattaatgtatttttttcattctctaTAATCATTCGGAATTGTGTGCTATAAGCAAATGAGTTGCAAACAaaggaaattaaattaaattaaataaataaaacatatttttttggtaaaatttTAGTGATAGGAAGAAATTAGAACTCTTAACAAGTAGATGAATTTGAATCGACTTATATTAAAAGTAATACAATTAGAAAACAACTCAACCTAAAACAGCGGATTTTAAATCAACTTGACGAACCTTCTAACTGTAATGTTGTGGAGTCATTTAGTAGCTATTAAGATTTAtacaataaaacaaattaaaaagaaaattaacgCAAATTCATtgaaatacatataatataaacCTAAAAATGTATATGTATAGATTAAGTTCTCTTACCTCGTTTTCcatatcataaaaaatattgcACAACACCCAATCAGCTTGATCAATATTAGAAAACTGCTCTATAACTACCCGAAACCAAAATGGGTACGACCCATATTTTTCAACAAATGAGGGAAGGTCACTTTGCTGAAGCTTCGGAGCTCCGGGTATGGATACCGTATCCTGACCCGAAAGTGGTAGTTGGATCAACCCACGTTGTACATGGTAATATACACTATTTACTGTACAAGATTGAGTAAAAAAACACACCCCAATGAGCCCAAATTTTTTACCCACATCCAAAGCCCACGGTAAAAACCCATCATAAATAACCGCCTTAACGGGGTCCCCATCCTCAGCTAGTTGCTTAATAAGTTGGGCCAATGTTTTTGGGCCGTGGATATTGAGACTATCTAAATAGGTCGAAGTGGACCCGGCTTGATTTTTACCACCATCGTCAAACCCGTCTGAAATGGGTCGGATTTGGATCGGTGGCCCTGTTTGTGTGGGTATGTCAAAAAGTTGCATGGATTTGACCATGTAAACAGTTGGTGTTAAAGTGGGTTTAATACCTTTTGAAGCTAAACGTTTGGCGAATTGAAGCATTGGGTTAATGTGGCCTTGGCCCGGGTATGGTACCACGAGAACATGGGCTTTTTGGGCTTGTTTGATGTCTTGCATAGTTTCGGGTTTCTGAGTTTTCGAATTAGTcgataaaattacaaaatacaCGGGAAACGATTGTGATAATggtgaaattatttatttatttatttttagatgaTGATGGTAAAATTACTTAAAGATAGTAAAAATGTAGGATTGTTTTGTCATGATGAGTTGAAGTGTTTGTTAAGGAAAGAAAGTAATGTTATTTATACCAACCAACCAAAGCCTTAGTTCAGTATAAAGGAGTAGTGGAGTTACTGGAGTACAAATGTACAAACAATTGTAGTGATGTCAGCGATGACGTCAAAGTTATTGTTGATCTTTTAGGACTTGTAACTTGTCATTCATTTCATTTTTAGATACTACATCTCTTCTGAAATAGATGTTatacaattattttttattgtttaagtttattttttatatatggttaatatgaaagaaaaaatatagtcaaaagaattttatttaaattatttgactatatattttaataatattaaattttcataatatattttaaccaatgataatactttttttataatttgccttattttttaaaatatgtcaTCAAATTTTCCCTAAATttacttcatatatatatatatatatatatatatatatatatatatatatatatatatatatatatatatatatatataatttacttCATATATTTAAAGATGTTTGCAATAcatttaaaaattctcaaagaTTAGTTGTCTCGCTTTACTTGGAAATCAAGGCGGTAATCACATGATACAGAATTAAGCACCTTAAGTAAGAAAGACAAGTGAGAGTAGAAGACTACCACCTCATCACCAAATTTGCCCcacatttttcttttccttagGATGGTTTAAAGTAAAGGTGTTTAAACAAATCGACCCAACAAGTTAAGGATTAAATCATTTTAAACGAATCATTAACAGATTTAGTTATTATCGAGTTTTGATATAAAGGAATGGTTCAGGTTATTATTGAGCTTTGATATAAAAAGTCGAGTTAGGTAATTTTTTGGGCATGATTACCCTAAAAATATTCTCacgttttttaaattttttatatgacattatatatatatatatatatatatatatatatatatatataagcggGCCAACTCAACAAACTACAGAGTCGATCTAAAAGATCATTAGATGATTTATAAACAAATGAAGACAGATCAAATTTAAACAGCCAACTATAGTCTATACATCATTTGGCATCCTTCGTGACAATCGATATCATATTTGTATTGGAAATCGTGCGAACTTTTACTTCCATCCTTTCAATAAGAGTTCAGTTTTATTGGTGCACTAAATAAGTGCATCTTATGCATATTGCATAGTATTTTGATTAGCATTTATGCAGTAAAATTTTTGTGCTACACTTCTTAGAGCTAATGGGATCAAAAATTACCAGTAAATGTATAAATAAAAGTTGGATTCATCCCAAGGTATTTGTGCATGACTAAACACATTCCTCCATATACTAATTCTGTTCAAGCAAAATTTCCCAGCAGTAGCTTAAATTTTATCTGGCAAATTGATGCTTGTGATCTTCATATCATTAAATTTACGAAGAATTCAATCACGATCAAGGGCACGAAAATTATCAGGTATTCTGCTTCATAGGTTGCTGAATGGATCGGTCCAGGACTTATCGTGTTTTGCAGCTTTCTTCCATGTATTCTTGAATCGCTCTAGATCTGTTTGCGACTGTGTACGCACCTACAGACGAATGATCTACATTACAAATTAATCACAGAAAAGAACTTCTAGATTCCGATCCCACTTTCATAACGAACTATTGTCATGGCATaaaattttttgaaagaatgaaaaaaattaagcttttattgaaaaaaattctgaaaataaGCATTGGAACAAAATAATTTCTGAGATAAGCGTCTTTCACCCGAATCTAAGGTATGGCTTTGCCAGATGTTACTAACAGCGGGCGAAAACTGAATTGATCAACAATCGACCGTTGTTACTAATAGGAGGCGATTGTCGAGCAGACTTGGACTCAGTTCAGTAATCGTCTGTTGTTACTAGCAGCGGGCAATGCCGTACTTCAAGTTCGGTTGAAGGatgtttattttagaaaatattttgtttttgcatttagttttggaattttttattataaaaagctttttatttcacattttttactAGCTATGTCCACCATCCAAAATGATCACCTTGAATAGGAAATAAGTCGATTTAGAAGGAAAAACTATGCTTGAAGATCCAACTCGGGATCCTTCACATTTCATTGAAAGTACATATGCAAATATTGGGgttttaaccatcagcttatTCTCTTCATTGTGTTagttctttgacatggtatcagagccaacgtaaTGGAAAACCATGAATTCAAATCTCATCGACATGAAGAGCGTATGTGCTGCAACCCCACATTTTTAGCCCAAAGGATTAACAATGCTATTTGAACGATATTGAGAAAAAAGAAGTTCAAAGTGTGTTTTAGGACTTACCGCGTTTCTTGCATCAACGAGCAGTTAGCACCAATGAATCCACTGATGCAGCGTTTTCAGCTAGGAGTGTaagtaatttggtgaaaaacCGAACACCGAACCAAACCAAATCGAATAAGTAATTtggtttgactatattttaaatttggtttggtttggactgaattttaattctaattCGATGTTCGGTTTGGACTCGGTCTAGGGTccaagaaaattgaaaaaaccgAAATTTTAAAGGCATTTTATATCATCCAtttgtttgtttaaatttttgcccttatttttagaattttgttaaaagttttttgttcaaattaaaaaccctaaaattattaatatttatttaggaGCTTTAGAAAGAATAAGTTTGAAATAATACATGCGAATTTGATTTTCGgtgcaaaatatacaaatcGGTGCAATTCGATCTattcggttcaatttggattggtattttaaaaATCGGTTCGGTACAAtttggattataaatattataatttgaatttggattgaaaatatcaaaaccgaattttattcggtttgatttggatttgtATCGAATCCAAACCAAAACCAAACTTTCACCCCTATTTTTAGGGGCTTCAAGACTAGAGGCCTTAGCATCAGTCTGCATGAATTATCATCAAAAGTAATGGCAAATGTGAACCATTGAAGGGTCCTTTTgtgatgtagaaaacaaaatattgtcGTAAATGTTACCTCGTTCTGTGCAGTACCCTCCAGAGTAGGATGGCCATAGTGCACTACATAATCGGAATCAACAATGCCAATGTATTTAGTTCTATCACCCTTTAACACAATGGTGGGTATCAGAAGTCAATATTCCGAAAAATAAGAGAATGAACAAGTAGTGAACAAACGTAAATAAAGCCTTGAGAGAGATCGGAGATTTGCCTGAGCACAGTAACCAAGCTGGAATTCCGCTCCCCATTCATGAACCAAGTCGCTctgtaaagaaaaagaaatctaACGGTTACAAGCCAGTATCTTGCACATATCGTATAGGGGCCTATATGGCTCGTTCTATTTAGCTAGAGCGCGAAGTATAATTAACTCAAGATATTTACAAGTATATTTATATGTTGTATTGTTGCGTTACAATAATGGGGTGATGAAAGGCGTACCTGGATCATATACCACGCACAGCGCCATGCTGCTCTTGAGAAAGCCGGAGCCATCATCTCCACCCACCCAGTACAAGGAGGTTCTGTGCTATTTTCGTTGCACTTTCTTCCCCCAGGAAGGACCTTGTCGATTCTCCTACAAGTAAAACAAAAAAGGAAATATGCATCAAAATTTGGAGTAACGAGTTTaagatagagtatataatataaattgagACTTTTAACCATAAACTTAAGCTTTTAATTGAGAAGGTTCCTTGACATGATATAGTAGCTTAGGTCACGGATTTGATCACATCCACCTCTACTATCAAGTGGTATTAGCGGCAAGTATGAGAAAAACTTGTGTTGCATTCACACTTCTAATCTAAAAGGCTCTTGAGCGAGGGGGCGTGATAGATTATACTATAGaagctatgttactcggactcttcattttgctttacgtacccgtgtccgatctTTGATaatcggacattggtatgacacttaCACTTaagcgtaaaattgaatatttagacatatccgacacttggacGCGCCAGTATTCGGCATCAGTATACCCGAGTCCAAATAACATAGTATAGAAGTATAAAAGTATAAATTGGGGTCTCAACTATAAGCTTAAACTTTTTGTAAAGATGGTTCCATAATAAATCTATGTAATACCCCTGGAGTAGGAAGGCGATAGTGCACCGCATAATCGGAATCAACAATGCCCAAATCAGACATTGGACAAAATATATGTTATCtacaacaatatatatcatatacttTATCACTTTGTTCGGAAAGACATTGGATCGACAAAATCGATTGTTATTTGCCCTGTTGAAACATTTCAAATTAAAAAGTGAACCTGTGCACAAGTACGCGATGGCCCTCTGATTTTTCCTGATCAAGGGCAGGTTGTGATATCTGTAGTCCTTCTTTCTTAATGACAGATAAGTACCTGCAAAACTTATACCCGGAATTAAGGAACCAAATTAACCAGGAGCTAAACTACCTACCCTTTAGAAAACGAAAGACTTACAAAGACTAAGTTACCGTTGAACATTGAAGTTTTCAACTCCTAGGTCTTCGTCCCAAAGGAAAATGTACGAGTATTGTGAAACAATATCAGGATGTAAGAAACGCTTTGCAAACCACCTGAAGAAAATATTGTGAGGAAAACAATGTTTTTCGAGAAATGATGTAGTCGAATCAATCTCATGAACATACCATTTAGTTTGATGGGCAGCAACGACATGTAAAACTCGAGTGCTCCACTTAAAGTCACTCCAGTCATCCACATTTCCATCGTAATGAAAAAGCATGACGACAAAATTGTATCCCATAAACTGTAGGAGAAAATAACGCACATCAAGCATAACAGCTGAAAAACAATGAAGCCAAAGCGGATTAAAAACTTTCCTCACCTTCCTCACGATTTTATCAACGCGTTCTTCATGCTTCAAACCGACAGCCATAGCCAATAAGTTCTTATCTGATTTCTAGATAAAACACAAGGGATCAGGGAAAGAGAAGGCCAACATCCCTCAATATAACAAATGCACAGTAcagatttatagttttttggttTAGATTATATTGAAGAGCGTGATATActaagtatgatgatgatgattttggattataatggtCTACATTAAAATGACCCGTTAATCATGTGCACCTTTTATTATGGGAAGTTGTGGATGGTGCTACCAAGGACTAATCAGAAGTAACTTCTTTATTATTACTAACGAAGGTATGGTTGCGTACATTCGACTCTGTCAAACCCACCAGCATATGTAATGTATACCGCACATCAATAAGTACTAATCATTTGTTTTCACTTTCAAAGAGATTGGAATGTACTCACATATCTAATAACATTGTAAGGTAAAACATGATACTATATGTCCATAACAGAGTATTTACTAACCTTCTTCACTGGAGTGCCCCATAATGGTCGCATTTCCAAGTCAGATGTGCTCGAAATAATGCCTTTAGGCAGTGCCTCCGTTCCAATAGGTTTACATCGCCCCTGAAAGCAGAAAACAGTACTTTGTTACAACGTCGAACATCATTAACTGACCAAAACTACATGCACTTGAAAGCGATTAAACGTGAACCTGACACTTCATGGATTGTGTTCTTAGAAAAATGTTCAGCACGCCCTGTGGTGAGAATCTCTGCAACAATTAAGTTCGTCTAAGTAGGAAAGGCAAACAGTTAAGCAAAATGTCAAAACGAACAATGATATTTGATAATGAACAACAGCTTAGGAAAGGAACATATTGCATTAATAGAGGAGTTTCTTTACTAAATGCAGAGGAAATGGAAGAAATAGCATTCAAAGCAAGTCGTATCTGTTAGgctgtgacaattcgtcacataatcatCCTATGGGCCCACTCTTGTCGACACACCCACAAGCCACAAGCCACAAGGCACCCATGGGCTCAAGCCCACAAACCAACGGATAATGAGCGTTGACTTGCCTATACACTTATAAGGTTTACTATAACCCAAAACCATATTGTATTAGGAGCACTGCCCACCAAGCGGTATATGCAAGTACACAGACCACTATTTGTCTATATCAGTGATGTGGGATCTTCCTCGCACGTGAAGTATTTCCAATAGTATCCACGAATTATGTAATCTACatcaataattaaaacatgTATGGACCATTGACATGTACCTCTTTATAATCTGTTACAATAAATGTGCTACCAATGAACACAGCAGCACATAACAAAGCCAGAGTAGGAAGGGACTTGATAGAAAAGGATCTTCGTTTTTTAGCACCAATAGCAGTCACCTGGATGATAAAAACCTAAATactcaaaaattaatttaaacccACAACTCAATAAAAGAAGAAATCTTTTTTATTCACAACACAACCCAATCACCCAATGCAGCATAAAtcaatacaaaatcaaaaggGTAACCAGAATAGAAAAGATTATATGATCTCATACAGTAAAAGTTCAGCTAACCTTCACATATACGAACTCATACACTAAAAGATTATATGATCATAAATGTAATCAAAGGCTGAAAACaagaaaagggaagaaaaaCTTACAAATTTTGAAGGCTTCATTTTGTGGGAATtgggaaaaatgagaagggaaAGGGAAAAGGGTGATAATCAAACAATGGGTTTTGTTTCTTGTTCCTTCAAGTAGAAACAGAAGTAGAGAGTGACCAAAAAGCAAGATGTTTTGGCATTTTTTATGAAGAACAAAACCCGAAAATATTGAAGTTCCAATAAATGTAGTGGAATAAAGCAGGTCCCTTGATTTGTACTGTTAATCCTGTAATTGGGGATGGTATGCTTCGTGTTATGTGCTCATTGGCCATTGTTATCACCCTACGAACTCACATAAACATATAACTGAGATTTTTCGAGGGTGTAAGAAGTCGGAGTTATTGGCTGATTTGATCTTTGAAAGTTAGTTGATAAGTCTAACGGATgtttggcaagataagttattgaataattttagTTTCTTTTAATACAAACAGAAGGTTAAATGGTCAAATCATCTAATACTAATGTTTAGTAAATTAACTTGTTAAAACAGCTTATTGATATAGATTAGTTGTTTTGTACAAACTACTCAAAATAACAGCT harbors:
- the LOC130800212 gene encoding uncharacterized protein LOC130800212 isoform X1, giving the protein MKPSKFVFIIQVTAIGAKKRRSFSIKSLPTLALLCAAVFIGSTFIVTDYKERFSPQGVLNIFLRTQSMKCQGRCKPIGTEALPKGIISSTSDLEMRPLWGTPVKKKSDKNLLAMAVGLKHEERVDKIVRKFMGYNFVVMLFHYDGNVDDWSDFKWSTRVLHVVAAHQTKWWFAKRFLHPDIVSQYSYIFLWDEDLGVENFNVQRYLSVIKKEGLQISQPALDQEKSEGHRVLVHRRIDKVLPGGRKCNENSTEPPCTGWVEMMAPAFSRAAWRCAWYMIQSDLVHEWGAEFQLGYCAQGDRTKYIGIVDSDYVVHYGHPTLEGTAQNEVTFTTIFCFLHHKRTLQWFTFAITFDDNSCRLMLRPLVLKPLKIGVKVWFWFGFDTNPNQTE
- the LOC130800212 gene encoding uncharacterized protein LOC130800212 isoform X9, with the protein product MKCQGRCKPIGTEALPKGIISSTSDLEMRPLWGTPVKKKSDKNLLAMAVGLKHEERVDKIVRKFMGYNFVVMLFHYDGNVDDWSDFKWSTRVLHVVAAHQTKWWFAKRFLHPDIVSQYSYIFLWDEDLGVENFNVQRYLSVIKKEGLQISQPALDQEKSEGHRVLVHRRIDKVLPGGRKCNENSTEPPCTGWVEMMAPAFSRAAWRCAWYMIQSDLVHEWGAEFQLGYCAQGDRTKYIGIVDSDYVVHYGHPTLEGTAQNEVTFTTIFCFLHHKRTLQWFTFAITFDDNSCRLMLRPLVLKPLKIGVKVWFWFGFDTNPNQTE
- the LOC130800212 gene encoding uncharacterized protein LOC130800212 isoform X12, which codes for MGHSSEEDKNLLAMAVGLKHEERVDKIVRKFMGYNFVVMLFHYDGNVDDWSDFKWSTRVLHVVAAHQTKWWFAKRFLHPDIVSQYSYIFLWDEDLGVENFNVQRYLSVIKKEGLQISQPALDQEKSEGHRVLVHRRIDKVLPGGRKCNENSTEPPCTGWVEMMAPAFSRAAWRCAWYMIQSDLVHEWGAEFQLGYCAQGDRTKYIGIVDSDYVVHYGHPTLEGTAQNEVTFTTIFCFLHHKRTLQWFTFAITFDDNSCRLMLRPLVLKPLKIGVKVWFWFGFDTNPNQTE
- the LOC130800212 gene encoding uncharacterized protein LOC130800212 isoform X2; this translates as MKPSKFVTAIGAKKRRSFSIKSLPTLALLCAAVFIGSTFIVTDYKERFSPQGVLNIFLRTQSMKCQGRCKPIGTEALPKGIISSTSDLEMRPLWGTPVKKKSDKNLLAMAVGLKHEERVDKIVRKFMGYNFVVMLFHYDGNVDDWSDFKWSTRVLHVVAAHQTKWWFAKRFLHPDIVSQYSYIFLWDEDLGVENFNVQRYLSVIKKEGLQISQPALDQEKSEGHRVLVHRRIDKVLPGGRKCNENSTEPPCTGWVEMMAPAFSRAAWRCAWYMIQSDLVHEWGAEFQLGYCAQGDRTKYIGIVDSDYVVHYGHPTLEGTAQNEVTFTTIFCFLHHKRTLQWFTFAITFDDNSCRLMLRPLVLKPLKIGVKVWFWFGFDTNPNQTE
- the LOC130800212 gene encoding uncharacterized protein LOC130800212 isoform X4, whose translation is MKPSKFRFSPQGVLNIFLRTQSMKCQGRCKPIGTEALPKGIISSTSDLEMRPLWGTPVKKKSDKNLLAMAVGLKHEERVDKIVRKFMGYNFVVMLFHYDGNVDDWSDFKWSTRVLHVVAAHQTKWWFAKRFLHPDIVSQYSYIFLWDEDLGVENFNVQRYLSVIKKEGLQISQPALDQEKSEGHRVLVHRRIDKVLPGGRKCNENSTEPPCTGWVEMMAPAFSRAAWRCAWYMIQSDLVHEWGAEFQLGYCAQGDRTKYIGIVDSDYVVHYGHPTLEGTAQNEVTFTTIFCFLHHKRTLQWFTFAITFDDNSCRLMLRPLVLKPLKIGVKVWFWFGFDTNPNQTE
- the LOC130800212 gene encoding uncharacterized protein LOC130800212 isoform X11: MKPSKFVFIIQVTAIGAKKRRSFSIKSLPTLALLCAAVFIGSTFIVTDYKERFSPQGVLNIFLRTQSMKCQGRCKPIGTEALPKGIISSTSDLEMRPLWGTPVKKKSDKNLLAMAVGLKHEERVDKIVRKFMGYNFVVMLFHYDGNVDDWSDFKWSTRVLHVVAAHQTKWWFAKRFLHPDIVSQYSYIFLWDEDLGVENFNVQRYLSVIKKEGLQISQPALDQEKSEGHRVLVHRRIDKVLPGGRKCNENSTEPPCTGWVEMMAPAFSRAAWRCAWYMIQSDLVHEWGAEFQLGYCAQCTMAILLWRVLHRTS